In Methanocella paludicola SANAE, the sequence GCGGTTTATGGGGGCGGTCACGCGCTGAACCGATGCCGGCTTAGCGAAGCCCGAAACTTTTAAGTACGTGGAAGTCCATGTGATGTCTCGTATCCTCGGTTGATACGCAAAAACCCGCCTTAGCTCAGCCTGGTTAGAGCGGTCGGCTGTAGACCTTACGACTGCGGAAACCGACAGGTCCCCGATTCGAATTCGGGAGGCGGGACATTTCCCCTTTGCCTTGAGCATGGCAAACGGAAAACTATAAATTCAATCGAGGATATGTGTAAACCCCGTTTTGTAAAAAGCTCGGATAGTGTAGAGGCCTATCATGGGGCCCTGTCGAGGCTCCGACTCGGGTTCAAATCCCGATCCGAGCGCTTTTTCTTTTAATGTTTAACTGATGGTCTTTCGTGTAGTAATCTTTCTCTTCGCGGGTCGACGCCCCGCTGTTGCGGGGCTACTCGGCGTTCCGGATGCTCCGATGTCGGGGCCGGGCTTGCACCCCGCTTCGCATGGCCCTTCGGGCATGCTTCGCTCGCAAGCCCTGCTCGAATTGGCATCAGCCAAAAGCAGCGTTTTATCCTTCGGAAAAAACGCTCATTACCCCGCCATTATGCACGAGCGCTCCGCGCGGCGAAGCATCGGCCTGATGGCCGACTGATGCCCGGAACGCCTCGACGACCGCGGACTGACGTTGTAATAAGTTCGTTGATATTTTCAACCTTAAATCTTCTAATCGCCAAATGCTAATGCTGCCGGGCAAGTAACGGAACTGTAAAAAATACCTTTCATTAAATACATTGCTAAATATAATCCCCAAACTTATGAGGACGCGTGAGCAGCGTTAAAATGGTGATGGAAAATGGCAGAGAAAGAAGAGAAGGGAAAAATGTCCGTCAAAGAGGCCGGACATAAGGGCGGCGAGAAGACCGCAGAGACACACGGCAAGGAATTTTACGAGGAAATAGGGCACAAGGGCGGAGAAGAGACGGCAAAGACACACGGGCACGAGTTCTACAAGGAGATCGGCGAGAAAGGGGGACAGAAAGGAGGAGAAGAGACGGCCAGGACCCATGGCAAGGAATTTTATGAGGAGATCGGGCACAAGGGAGGCCAGAAGGTCAAGGAGCTTATAAAAAAGGGAGAAGAATCTGAGGAAAAGAAATAGAGGGCTAAAGCTCGGGGGAAGCCGATAACAATGCTGCCCCCGATCAACAAATAATATTGTTCTAAAAAAGGCATTTATCATATAATTTTAATTCATTTGACTTGATTTTTGTACAAAATTTATTAATAGATAGAACAATAATTTCTTATTGACCATTCGATAAATATTCTGGAATGAGCGTAAGGCCCACGATGATATGCCCTATTTTCCTGCAGCCTTACGCCCATCCCGGTGGAGCACCTGATGCAAGCCGCTGCCGACCCGACGATACTGTTCCTCATAATGGGATTCGGACTACTGG encodes:
- a CDS encoding KGG domain-containing protein, which gives rise to MAEKEEKGKMSVKEAGHKGGEKTAETHGKEFYEEIGHKGGEETAKTHGHEFYKEIGEKGGQKGGEETARTHGKEFYEEIGHKGGQKVKELIKKGEESEEKK